A window from Dehalobacter sp. DCA encodes these proteins:
- a CDS encoding AAA family ATPase, whose protein sequence is MKPLNLVVSAFGPYAGKVEVPLHQLGSEGLFLITGDTGAGKTTLFDAVAYALFDGASGSVRTVDTLRSDFATPDTKTYVELEFSHKGQIYKIIRSPKYQRPKKNGLGFTMENADAALVLPNREVIAGSSKVTETIGSLLGIDAKQFKQIAMIAQGEFLKLLLAESSERAGIFRKVFNTDIYLTIQDALKAKEKDLKARCEESTRQILQHLDGMQTDEDEVSNQDGYSTVCRELSGLKSERNIHGTERSLTLLSMLIDLDRAQVNADRKNSDTLAAAMLARASELTEAEYLNRTFTELDAAKNKLAELEKNAAEMTQTEAAVSAAEKALHEIKPLEDLYLRERRDYDGLISSKQELQTVIAQLTPEVARLLAVRTAVQLKEPLREQLTAELAKITQTLPQYDKVDNLKLDNEEKIKARQNLEQISNELKIEKDSLTAKKEQLSTEAEKLSGVETHLLECNNALELLNNRKNELDLLSKGVNSAQKMQVEYAGLQHTFLAAEQDYQTVNEEYQRREHAFWREQAGLLAENLTDGTPCPVCGSTEHPLKAKPTSDAPSEKEMEKLKSLKEVKQQRLQQASEMTGSKKTEFDTTLNHLLQDTQSLFASYTLDSSSIVSGSPLMVADRLKDLSSLVKQEQENVSKDIQDRTALCLDLEAQRARRKACLEQLRKTEETLKLMEETLQKQTEQKGTLAVAISALNSEIATLQAGLDYSSLEIAGETVGRLTVQLTEMKQALQEAENDYLSSKRMLDESIALLADQEKRMQTVTSACQAALETYTAKFREAGFSVEDAYHTALLPENSLKELKQRIADYDENCRRTEADIIRLTTATQNKQRQDTAGIVEQQRSMQLEKERLDLKLQQMAARLQNNERIYQAVSLAQKERQQLEADYLIISSLSKTANGELTGKQKIAFEQFVQASYFNQIIAEANKRLASMSNGRYELLRRENPADNRSQSGLELDVLDYYTGKIRTVKSLSGGEVVSKASLSLALGLSDVIQSFAGGVEIDTMFIDEGFGSLDAESLEQAMATLYGLTSGNRLVGIISHVSELKDRIDKKVTITRGLEGSHIALSSH, encoded by the coding sequence ATGAAACCCTTGAACCTTGTTGTGAGTGCGTTCGGACCCTATGCCGGAAAGGTTGAAGTACCGCTGCACCAGCTTGGCAGTGAGGGTTTGTTTCTGATTACCGGGGATACCGGAGCCGGCAAGACCACCCTATTTGATGCTGTTGCTTATGCGCTTTTTGACGGGGCCAGCGGTTCAGTGCGCACTGTGGACACCCTGCGCAGCGACTTTGCTACCCCCGATACCAAAACGTATGTCGAACTGGAATTTTCCCACAAAGGCCAGATCTATAAAATAATCCGCAGCCCCAAATACCAGCGTCCTAAGAAAAACGGTTTAGGATTTACCATGGAAAACGCGGATGCTGCGCTTGTATTGCCCAATAGGGAGGTCATTGCCGGCAGCAGTAAAGTAACCGAAACGATCGGCTCTCTGCTCGGAATTGACGCGAAACAGTTTAAGCAAATTGCAATGATTGCTCAGGGCGAATTTTTGAAACTGCTGTTGGCCGAGAGCAGTGAACGAGCCGGTATTTTCCGTAAGGTATTCAATACCGATATTTACCTGACCATTCAAGATGCGTTAAAAGCAAAGGAAAAAGACCTCAAAGCCCGGTGTGAGGAAAGCACCCGGCAAATACTGCAGCATTTGGACGGCATGCAGACTGATGAAGACGAGGTTTCAAATCAAGATGGGTATTCTACCGTATGCCGCGAATTGTCCGGGTTGAAATCGGAACGGAATATCCATGGAACGGAACGTAGCCTCACCTTGCTCAGCATGCTGATCGATCTGGACAGAGCACAGGTTAACGCTGACAGGAAAAATTCGGACACGCTGGCTGCAGCCATGCTGGCTAGGGCATCCGAACTGACGGAAGCCGAGTATCTCAACAGGACATTTACAGAGTTGGATGCAGCCAAGAACAAGCTGGCGGAACTTGAGAAGAATGCAGCAGAAATGACGCAGACTGAAGCAGCAGTGTCCGCAGCTGAGAAAGCACTGCATGAAATCAAACCGCTTGAAGACCTTTACTTGAGAGAGAGGCGAGACTACGACGGACTCATCTCCAGCAAACAAGAGCTGCAGACTGTCATTGCCCAATTGACACCGGAAGTAGCCAGACTGCTGGCAGTCCGGACAGCCGTACAGCTGAAAGAACCTCTCCGGGAACAATTGACCGCTGAATTGGCTAAAATAACGCAGACGCTGCCGCAATACGACAAGGTCGATAACCTCAAGCTGGATAATGAAGAAAAGATAAAAGCCCGGCAAAACCTTGAACAGATCTCAAATGAATTAAAAATAGAAAAGGACAGCCTGACAGCAAAGAAAGAACAATTAAGTACAGAAGCGGAAAAATTGAGCGGTGTGGAAACCCATCTGCTGGAATGCAACAATGCGCTGGAACTGCTTAATAACCGGAAAAATGAGCTGGATCTTCTCTCTAAAGGGGTCAATTCCGCACAAAAGATGCAGGTTGAATACGCCGGACTGCAGCATACTTTCCTTGCGGCCGAGCAGGATTATCAGACAGTCAATGAAGAATATCAGCGCAGAGAGCATGCTTTCTGGAGGGAACAGGCCGGTCTTCTGGCGGAAAATCTGACCGATGGCACTCCCTGTCCGGTTTGCGGATCCACGGAACACCCGCTGAAAGCCAAACCTACTTCGGATGCGCCAAGTGAGAAAGAAATGGAAAAGCTGAAAAGTCTGAAAGAAGTAAAGCAGCAGCGCCTGCAGCAGGCCAGTGAAATGACCGGCAGTAAAAAGACGGAATTTGACACGACCCTGAACCATCTTCTTCAGGATACCCAAAGTCTCTTTGCTTCGTATACTTTGGATTCCAGCTCTATCGTTTCCGGCAGTCCGCTGATGGTAGCTGACCGGCTGAAAGATCTATCCTCTTTGGTAAAACAGGAACAGGAAAATGTCTCCAAGGATATACAGGATAGAACAGCACTGTGTCTTGATCTGGAAGCACAGCGAGCACGCCGCAAGGCATGTCTGGAACAATTGCGGAAAACTGAAGAGACCCTGAAACTGATGGAAGAAACTTTGCAGAAGCAGACCGAACAGAAGGGGACACTCGCTGTGGCTATCAGTGCCCTGAACAGTGAAATTGCAACGCTTCAAGCTGGTCTGGACTATTCCTCCCTGGAAATTGCCGGTGAAACTGTGGGACGTTTGACTGTGCAGCTCACAGAAATGAAACAGGCGCTGCAAGAGGCTGAAAATGATTATCTGAGCAGCAAACGTATGCTTGATGAAAGTATTGCGCTATTGGCTGATCAGGAAAAAAGAATGCAGACAGTGACTTCAGCCTGTCAGGCTGCTCTTGAAACATATACTGCCAAATTTCGCGAAGCAGGCTTCTCGGTTGAAGACGCCTACCACACGGCTCTTTTGCCTGAAAACAGTCTCAAAGAACTGAAACAGCGCATTGCGGATTATGATGAAAACTGCCGCCGTACTGAGGCTGATATTATAAGACTCACAACCGCTACGCAGAATAAGCAACGGCAGGACACTGCCGGGATAGTCGAACAGCAAAGAAGCATGCAGCTGGAAAAAGAACGTTTGGATCTTAAACTTCAGCAGATGGCAGCCCGGCTGCAAAATAACGAACGGATTTACCAGGCTGTCTCGCTGGCCCAAAAAGAACGGCAGCAGCTGGAAGCTGACTACCTGATCATCAGCAGCCTTTCCAAAACTGCCAATGGGGAACTGACCGGGAAGCAGAAAATTGCTTTTGAGCAATTTGTTCAAGCTTCCTACTTTAACCAGATTATCGCCGAGGCAAACAAAAGGCTGGCATCCATGTCCAATGGACGTTATGAACTTCTGCGCAGAGAAAATCCAGCGGATAACCGTTCCCAGTCCGGGCTGGAACTTGATGTGCTCGATTATTACACCGGAAAGATCCGTACCGTAAAGTCTTTATCGGGCGGGGAGGTCGTTTCTAAGGCTTCGCTATCCCTTGCTTTAGGCCTCTCCGATGTCATTCAGAGTTTCGCCGGCGGTGTGGAGATCGATACGATGTTTATCGATGAAGGCTTTGGCTCACTGGATGCCGAATCACTGGAACAGGCAATGGCCACGCTTTATGGTTTAACCTCCGGCAACAGGCTTGTCGGCATTATATCTCACGTCAGCGAATTAAAAGACCGGATCGACAAAAAAGTCACGATCACAAGAGGTCTCGAGGGAAGTCATATTGCGTTAAGCAGTCATTAA
- a CDS encoding exonuclease SbcCD subunit D: MKLLHTADLHIGKRVNEFSMLEDQKIILDQILRITDEVQPDGLLLAGDIYDKSVPPGEAVGLLDEFLTELVARKLQIFLISGNHDSPERLNFGSRILQNNGLHIAGTFDGSLKHISLRDIYGPVHIYLLPYVKPAFVQAFYPGQDIASYEDAVRAVIASSDIDTRERNILVAHQFITSGSNEPERCDSETISVGGLNNIDASVFEAFDYVALGHLHGPQCIGRETVRYAGSPLKYSFSEARQQKSVTILEFAEKGKLGIHQIPLTALRDLREIKGPLAELLRTGTSQDQPSEDYIRAILTDENEIYDAIGQLRQVYPNIMRLDFANSRSRQEADSQSSASGDVACKSRLELFEEFYLKQNNQEMSEEQQKIMQDIIEQTGGDRR, translated from the coding sequence ATGAAGCTGCTGCATACTGCAGATTTACATATCGGCAAACGGGTCAATGAGTTCAGCATGCTCGAAGACCAAAAGATTATCCTGGACCAGATTCTGCGGATTACCGACGAGGTTCAACCTGACGGGCTGCTTCTGGCCGGAGATATTTACGATAAAAGTGTGCCGCCGGGGGAAGCGGTGGGCCTGCTGGATGAATTTTTGACGGAGCTGGTGGCACGCAAGCTCCAGATCTTCCTGATCAGCGGCAACCACGATTCTCCGGAACGTTTAAATTTTGGCAGCCGGATTCTGCAAAATAACGGACTGCATATTGCCGGGACCTTTGACGGCAGCTTAAAGCATATTTCGTTACGTGATATTTATGGCCCTGTTCATATCTATCTGCTGCCGTATGTTAAGCCTGCCTTTGTCCAGGCCTTTTATCCCGGTCAGGACATTGCATCGTATGAGGATGCTGTCAGAGCCGTTATAGCGTCTTCTGACATAGATACCCGTGAGCGCAACATCCTGGTCGCGCACCAGTTCATTACCAGCGGCAGCAATGAGCCGGAACGCTGCGATTCGGAAACCATCTCCGTTGGCGGACTGAATAACATTGATGCCTCCGTGTTTGAAGCCTTTGATTATGTTGCGCTTGGTCATTTGCATGGTCCTCAGTGCATTGGTCGTGAAACAGTCCGTTATGCCGGTTCTCCGCTCAAATATTCTTTCTCCGAAGCGCGGCAGCAAAAATCGGTGACCATCCTGGAATTTGCGGAAAAAGGCAAGCTTGGAATCCATCAAATTCCGCTGACCGCCCTGCGCGATCTGCGTGAAATCAAAGGGCCTCTGGCTGAGCTTCTGCGGACGGGAACTTCTCAGGATCAGCCCTCGGAGGATTATATCCGGGCGATTCTGACGGACGAGAATGAGATCTATGATGCAATCGGACAGCTGCGCCAGGTGTATCCGAATATCATGCGTCTTGATTTTGCCAACAGCCGCAGCAGGCAGGAGGCTGATTCACAGTCATCAGCCTCCGGTGATGTTGCGTGTAAAAGTCGGCTGGAGCTATTTGAAGAATTTTACCTGAAGCAGAACAACCAGGAAATGTCTGAAGAACAACAAAAGATCATGCAGGATATCATCGAACAGACAGGAGGGGATCGCAGATGA
- a CDS encoding IMP dehydrogenase yields the protein MAIYFDEPSHTFGEYLLVPGYSSADCTPTNVSLKTPVVKYKKGEESSINTNIPLVSAIMQSVSDDKMAIALAREGGISFIYCSQPIDTQAQMIARVKNYKAGFVTSDSNITPDSTLANILALKTKTDHSTVAVTSDGTATGKLLGLVTTRDYRVSRMSKDTKVKEFMTKFEDLICGSDQITLSEANDIIWDHKLNALPLIDKDQNLKYLVFRKDYDSHKEYERELLDASKRYIVGAGINTRDYEERVPALVNAGADVLCIDSSEGFSEWQKRTIDFIRKKYGESVKVGAGNVVDREGFLFLAEAGADFVKVGIGGGSICITREQKGIGRGQATALIEVANARDQYFKETGIYIPVCSDGGIVHDYHITLALAMGADFIMLGRYFSRFDESPTNKVNINGSYMKEYWGEGSNRARNWQRYDLGGDGKLSFEEGVDSYVPYAGSLKDNVTLSLNKVRSTMSNCGVLTIPELHKNAKLTLVSATSIVEGGSHDVLLKDNSYIK from the coding sequence ATGGCAATTTATTTTGATGAACCTTCCCATACCTTTGGAGAATATTTATTAGTACCCGGGTATTCTTCGGCAGACTGTACCCCGACAAATGTAAGTCTGAAGACTCCCGTTGTAAAATACAAAAAAGGTGAGGAATCTTCCATTAATACGAATATTCCTCTGGTATCGGCAATCATGCAGTCTGTTTCGGACGATAAAATGGCAATCGCTCTGGCCAGAGAAGGCGGTATTTCGTTTATTTATTGTTCTCAGCCGATTGATACCCAAGCTCAGATGATTGCGCGGGTCAAAAACTATAAGGCAGGTTTTGTGACCAGCGATTCCAATATAACCCCGGACAGCACGCTGGCGAACATCTTGGCCCTGAAAACCAAAACGGACCATTCTACAGTGGCTGTGACCTCGGACGGTACAGCTACGGGTAAGCTGCTGGGTCTTGTTACGACCAGAGATTACCGCGTCAGCAGAATGTCCAAAGATACGAAAGTCAAAGAATTCATGACAAAGTTTGAGGATCTGATCTGCGGAAGTGATCAGATCACCCTGAGTGAAGCCAACGATATTATTTGGGACCATAAGCTGAATGCTTTACCTTTGATCGATAAAGACCAAAACCTCAAATATCTGGTCTTTCGCAAAGACTATGATTCCCATAAAGAATACGAAAGGGAGCTTCTGGACGCTTCCAAACGGTATATTGTCGGAGCAGGGATTAATACCAGGGACTATGAAGAACGGGTGCCTGCGCTAGTTAATGCCGGAGCAGATGTTCTTTGCATTGATTCTTCCGAAGGCTTTTCGGAATGGCAGAAAAGGACGATCGATTTTATCCGCAAAAAATACGGTGAATCCGTAAAGGTTGGTGCCGGGAACGTCGTGGACCGCGAGGGATTTTTATTCCTGGCCGAAGCAGGGGCTGACTTTGTCAAAGTCGGCATTGGCGGCGGATCGATCTGCATTACTCGCGAACAAAAAGGGATAGGTCGCGGACAGGCTACCGCGTTGATTGAAGTTGCTAACGCGCGCGATCAATATTTCAAGGAAACAGGAATATATATCCCTGTCTGCTCGGATGGCGGTATTGTCCATGATTATCATATTACGCTTGCTCTGGCGATGGGGGCCGATTTTATCATGCTTGGCCGGTATTTTTCGCGTTTTGATGAGAGCCCGACGAACAAAGTCAATATCAATGGTAGCTACATGAAGGAATACTGGGGAGAAGGCTCTAACCGTGCCAGGAATTGGCAGCGCTACGATCTCGGCGGTGACGGCAAGCTTTCTTTTGAAGAAGGCGTTGACTCCTATGTGCCATACGCCGGCAGTTTAAAAGACAACGTAACCCTGAGCCTAAACAAAGTCCGTTCAACCATGAGCAACTGTGGGGTTCTGACGATTCCAGAACTGCATAAAAACGCCAAACTCACGCTCGTATCCGCAACAAGCATCGTGGAAGGCGGTTCACATGACGTCCTTCTGAAGGATAACAGTTATATAAAATAA
- a CDS encoding PLP-dependent cysteine synthase family protein, protein MYDNILETIGHTPLVRINRLNPKPHVALYAKLEGFNPTGSIKDRIALKMIEQAEACGSLVPGKTIIEPTSGNTGIGLAMIGAVKGYKVEIVMSEAVSVERRKMIEAFGARTILTDPSEGTDGAIRKAHELCRMYPEKYFMPNQFSNEYNKLAHYYTTAHEIWEETHGKVTHYVSALGTSGTLMGVGMGLKDKNPAVQIIEAHPEKGHYIQGLKNMEEAIVPEIYDPSKIDRTVMIESEAAFAMARAIVLQEGIFVGMSSGAAMIAALECIKDIEEGLIVVLFADRGEKYLSTNLFNLAE, encoded by the coding sequence GTGTACGATAATATTCTTGAGACCATTGGCCATACTCCACTGGTCCGGATTAACAGATTAAATCCGAAGCCGCACGTTGCGCTGTATGCAAAACTGGAGGGCTTTAATCCGACTGGAAGCATCAAAGACCGCATTGCCTTAAAAATGATTGAGCAAGCCGAAGCGTGTGGCTCGCTTGTCCCCGGCAAGACCATTATTGAACCGACTTCCGGAAACACAGGGATTGGCCTCGCCATGATCGGTGCCGTCAAAGGATATAAGGTAGAAATCGTGATGAGCGAAGCCGTATCTGTGGAGCGCCGCAAAATGATCGAAGCTTTTGGTGCCAGGACAATCCTGACCGACCCATCCGAGGGAACTGACGGAGCGATCCGCAAAGCACACGAGCTCTGCAGGATGTATCCAGAGAAATATTTCATGCCGAACCAATTCTCAAACGAGTACAATAAGCTCGCCCATTATTATACGACTGCGCATGAAATATGGGAGGAGACCCACGGAAAAGTCACTCACTACGTTTCCGCACTTGGTACCTCAGGAACGCTCATGGGCGTTGGCATGGGTCTTAAGGACAAGAATCCTGCGGTTCAAATTATTGAAGCCCACCCTGAAAAGGGCCATTATATTCAGGGTCTTAAAAACATGGAAGAGGCTATTGTACCGGAAATCTATGATCCCAGCAAGATAGACCGGACAGTCATGATCGAATCTGAAGCCGCCTTTGCCATGGCCAGAGCCATCGTCCTCCAGGAAGGTATCTTTGTCGGCATGAGCAGCGGAGCCGCAATGATTGCAGCTTTGGAATGCATCAAAGATATCGAGGAAGGATTGATCGTGGTCCTGTTTGCCGACCGCGGGGAAAAATATCTGAGTACGAATCTATTTAATTTAGCTGAATGA
- a CDS encoding ABC transporter ATP-binding protein gives MGLGRVRFIDDSVEMPKITGKMLARIFRYFIPYWKQTVVIILSLVISALLGLVPPLATRSILDEALPQHDMRYLTILMLAAIGAAVLSGLLMVGQNYLKTLIARNIIYKMKNQMFDHIQHMSLRFFSTVKPGEIITRMNSDINGVQEMLNSTIINTLNSTLTLVATAAALISMNWKLAMVGMVIVPLFVIPTRKVGKVRWKIVSQTQTKVDELNQILQETFSISGSILMKIFTKEKADYTKFEKVNREESRLRTKESLAGQWFTMTISIFTFIGPMLIYFFGGYLYMQGEITVGEIVAFVALLARLYTPAAQLSNIHISVVRSFALFQRIFDYFDQPFEIVDRDKARTIVSAVGQVDFEHVSFSYDHKIPVLRDINFSVAPGTMVALVGPSGAGKTTITNLIPRLYDVMDGCVKIDGEDIRDLTLQSLRRQIGIVMQEPYLFNDTIEENLKYAREDATVDEMIEACRAAYIHDFIMMLPDKYQTVVGNRGIKLSGGEKQRISIARVILKAPRIIIFDEATSSLDSVSELYIQKAMVPLLQRKTSFIIAHRLSTVLEADQILVVEKGRIAEVGKHADLLLRDGIYKKLYDTQFKNQTI, from the coding sequence ATGGGTCTTGGCAGGGTTCGTTTTATAGATGATTCAGTAGAAATGCCGAAGATCACAGGCAAAATGCTGGCCAGAATCTTCCGGTATTTTATTCCGTACTGGAAACAAACCGTTGTGATCATCCTGTCCCTGGTCATTTCAGCGCTGCTTGGACTCGTACCGCCCTTAGCGACCCGGAGTATTTTAGATGAGGCTCTGCCTCAGCACGATATGAGGTACCTGACGATTCTGATGCTGGCTGCCATCGGGGCAGCCGTCTTAAGCGGTTTGTTGATGGTCGGACAGAATTATCTCAAAACCCTGATTGCTCGCAATATTATCTATAAGATGAAAAACCAGATGTTTGACCATATCCAGCATATGTCCCTGCGTTTTTTCTCGACGGTCAAACCGGGTGAAATCATCACGCGGATGAACAGCGATATCAATGGCGTCCAGGAAATGCTGAACAGCACGATCATCAATACGCTTAATAGTACCCTGACGCTTGTCGCCACAGCTGCAGCACTGATCTCGATGAACTGGAAGCTGGCGATGGTCGGCATGGTGATCGTTCCGCTTTTTGTAATACCGACGCGCAAGGTCGGCAAAGTTAGATGGAAGATTGTATCCCAGACCCAGACCAAGGTCGATGAACTCAACCAGATTTTACAGGAGACATTCAGCATCAGCGGTTCGATCTTGATGAAAATTTTTACGAAAGAAAAAGCGGATTATACGAAATTCGAAAAAGTCAATCGGGAAGAATCCCGTCTGCGGACGAAAGAGTCTTTAGCCGGGCAATGGTTCACGATGACTATCAGTATTTTTACCTTTATTGGGCCGATGCTCATCTATTTTTTTGGCGGTTACCTCTATATGCAGGGGGAAATCACCGTCGGGGAAATTGTGGCTTTTGTGGCACTGCTGGCCAGACTTTATACCCCTGCAGCCCAGCTGTCAAATATCCATATCAGCGTTGTCCGTTCATTCGCTTTGTTTCAGCGGATCTTCGACTATTTTGACCAGCCATTCGAGATTGTGGATCGTGACAAAGCGAGAACCATCGTCTCGGCTGTCGGTCAAGTTGATTTTGAACACGTTTCCTTTTCGTATGACCATAAAATACCTGTTCTCCGGGATATCAACTTCTCCGTTGCTCCCGGAACCATGGTCGCGCTGGTCGGCCCGAGTGGGGCAGGGAAGACAACCATCACGAATCTAATCCCAAGACTGTACGATGTCATGGACGGCTGTGTCAAAATTGACGGAGAAGATATCAGGGACCTAACACTTCAGTCTCTGCGCAGACAAATCGGCATTGTGATGCAGGAGCCTTATTTATTTAATGATACAATTGAAGAAAATCTAAAATACGCCCGGGAAGATGCCACGGTAGATGAAATGATAGAAGCCTGCAGAGCGGCTTATATCCACGATTTTATCATGATGCTGCCGGACAAATACCAGACCGTAGTGGGAAACAGGGGAATCAAGCTTTCAGGAGGGGAGAAGCAACGGATCTCGATCGCCCGCGTTATCCTAAAAGCCCCCCGGATCATTATCTTTGATGAAGCAACTTCTTCCCTGGATTCGGTGTCGGAACTGTACATTCAAAAAGCAATGGTTCCGCTGCTGCAACGGAAGACAAGCTTTATTATTGCCCACAGGCTTTCCACGGTACTGGAGGCCGACCAGATCCTTGTCGTGGAAAAAGGACGGATTGCGGAAGTAGGAAAACATGCGGACTTATTGTTACGGGACGGGATCTATAAAAAGCTGTATGATACACAGTTCAAGAACCAGACAATATAA
- a CDS encoding cell wall-binding repeat-containing protein: MKIYAKRCFFVLLTLILCLGAFVPDALASSTISTHRISGDTRYTTAANIAKEGWSGGSQWAIIACGSNFPDALASTPLATKYNAPILLTEKDSLTAVTKSTLTALGTKNVYIVGGTAVVSTAVEAQLKSMGILVTRLSGNDRYYTSVEIAKRIGNTSGMLVVAPGGDYPNALSVSSYAGKKQIPMILVDKSTVSESLKQYVASNSIQQTYVIGNTAEINDSVVNALPSPTRIQGTDRYATNLAVLKAFESEYAFGNTFLATGNNFADALAGSSYAAKLSSPIILTGKTSDSRINNYLSALSSSITQLNILGGEAAISSSLVNSYLGIETGGTLTAKEIFAKVSPSIVYIETYDSSGNALGSGSGFIVDSSGKVATNYHVIEGSYSAKVKTAAGTSYDVQKVLSYNETTDLAILKISATGLTAVSLGDSSLIETGDNIYAIGNPFGLEDTISNGLISTKSRDINGTTYIQISAPISSGSSGGTLVDEQGKVIGITAAVYYGGQNLNFAVPINLLKPMLSENINKTLPEILPAIYSVFSNMASYIQNAYGTNVIAGQTIKYAVTVTAYQGNTDTSHDGSAFIVFTVTPETDAAESDVLDNHFDAYLVWLEAMLNDLQTRYGSNAFNGGMYYGDSFYILFDNWDGYTQYWY; encoded by the coding sequence GTGAAAATATACGCAAAGCGATGCTTTTTTGTATTGTTGACTTTAATCTTATGTCTGGGCGCATTTGTCCCTGATGCTTTGGCGTCATCCACGATCTCTACGCATCGGATTTCTGGGGATACACGATATACCACTGCCGCTAATATTGCCAAAGAAGGTTGGTCCGGCGGCTCACAGTGGGCGATAATCGCCTGCGGAAGCAACTTTCCAGATGCCTTGGCGTCAACCCCTCTGGCAACAAAATATAATGCTCCGATCTTATTAACGGAAAAAGATAGTCTAACGGCGGTTACGAAGTCCACGCTGACTGCGCTTGGCACAAAGAATGTCTATATTGTCGGTGGAACAGCTGTCGTTTCTACGGCTGTTGAAGCCCAGCTGAAGTCGATGGGAATCTTAGTTACCCGACTGTCCGGAAACGACAGATATTATACCTCGGTTGAGATAGCCAAGCGTATCGGTAATACATCTGGGATGCTTGTCGTCGCTCCCGGGGGTGATTATCCGAATGCGCTTTCGGTTTCATCCTACGCCGGCAAAAAACAAATTCCAATGATCCTGGTGGACAAGAGTACGGTCAGTGAAAGTCTGAAACAATATGTAGCAAGCAACAGTATTCAGCAAACCTATGTGATCGGCAATACAGCTGAGATCAATGATTCAGTCGTCAACGCGCTTCCAAGCCCGACACGCATTCAAGGCACCGACCGCTACGCAACAAATCTAGCGGTTTTGAAAGCTTTTGAGTCCGAATATGCCTTTGGCAATACATTTTTAGCAACCGGTAATAATTTTGCCGATGCCTTGGCAGGCTCATCCTATGCCGCCAAATTGAGCTCACCGATCATCTTGACCGGAAAAACATCGGACAGCCGCATTAATAATTACTTATCAGCCCTAAGCTCCAGTATTACACAGCTGAATATACTTGGCGGGGAAGCTGCAATTTCATCATCCCTGGTCAACAGTTACCTTGGGATTGAAACGGGAGGAACCTTAACCGCCAAAGAGATCTTTGCCAAGGTCAGCCCTTCTATCGTTTACATTGAGACCTATGACAGCAGCGGGAATGCTCTGGGGAGCGGCAGCGGGTTTATTGTTGATTCCAGCGGCAAAGTCGCGACGAACTACCATGTAATTGAAGGCTCATACAGTGCTAAAGTAAAGACCGCTGCAGGGACATCCTATGATGTCCAAAAGGTCTTAAGCTATAACGAAACAACCGATCTGGCAATACTTAAAATAAGTGCGACAGGACTGACTGCAGTCTCCCTCGGTGATTCCAGCCTGATTGAAACCGGGGATAATATCTATGCGATCGGCAACCCGTTTGGCTTGGAGGATACCATATCCAACGGTTTAATCAGCACAAAATCCAGAGATATTAACGGAACGACATATATTCAGATTTCTGCCCCGATCAGTTCCGGGTCAAGCGGCGGGACGCTGGTGGATGAGCAGGGGAAAGTCATTGGTATCACAGCTGCTGTGTATTATGGCGGCCAGAACCTGAACTTTGCGGTTCCGATTAACCTGTTAAAACCAATGCTCTCGGAGAATATTAATAAAACGCTGCCGGAAATTCTCCCGGCCATTTACAGTGTCTTTTCCAATATGGCTTCTTATATTCAGAATGCCTACGGCACAAACGTGATTGCTGGCCAAACAATAAAATATGCCGTTACCGTGACTGCCTATCAGGGTAATACCGATACTTCCCATGATGGAAGTGCATTTATCGTATTTACGGTTACCCCTGAGACAGATGCTGCTGAATCCGACGTGCTGGATAATCATTTCGATGCTTATCTTGTGTGGCTGGAGGCTATGCTGAATGACCTTCAAACAAGATATGGCTCGAATGCGTTTAACGGTGGAATGTACTACGGAGACTCATTCTATATCTTATTTGATAATTGGGACGGGTATACTCAATACTGGTATTAG